Proteins from a single region of Azospira inquinata:
- a CDS encoding NAD(P)H-hydrate dehydratase yields the protein MNTQNSLPLYLSRELRQIEQAARELPLMQRAGQAAAKLAAKLALPGRPILILAGPGNNGGDACEVACHLVAQGQDVRLVLSAPEANLPAQAAAALARSKEAGVRPLGTIPQGQHWGLIVDGLFGIGLGRAIEGDHARLIESANTLAEQHACPLLALDCPSGLDSDRGVLRGAAIRASHTLTFIAAKPGLLTLDGPDQVGRLEVDSLELNPEAITAPSGRSIARDLFAHRLHPRQANSHKGSYGSVGILGGGESMVGAAILAGRAALKLGAGRVYLGLLAPSRPAFDPAQPELMLRSPEALFAAPLTALACGPGLSMAPAAQPWVEKAVATDLPLVLDADALNLLAEDEPLAAACAARQAPTLMTPHPAEAARLESCGVAEIQQDRIGAARSLAARLNAWVALKGVGTVVAAPDGRWWINTSGNPGMASAGQGDVLTGLTVAFLAQGWEAEAALLAAVYLHGKAGDALVRRNIGPAGLTAGETGDEARRVFNRWLSGPR from the coding sequence ATGAACACTCAAAACTCCCTCCCCCTTTACCTGTCCCGGGAGTTGCGCCAAATCGAACAGGCGGCCCGGGAACTTCCCCTCATGCAGCGGGCTGGTCAGGCCGCCGCCAAGCTGGCGGCCAAGCTGGCCTTACCCGGACGGCCGATCCTGATTCTGGCCGGGCCGGGCAACAACGGTGGCGATGCCTGCGAAGTAGCCTGCCATTTAGTAGCCCAGGGCCAGGACGTGCGCCTGGTGTTGAGCGCCCCGGAGGCCAACCTGCCAGCCCAGGCGGCGGCCGCCCTGGCCCGCAGCAAGGAAGCCGGCGTGCGCCCCCTAGGCACCATTCCCCAGGGTCAGCACTGGGGGCTGATTGTGGATGGCCTGTTCGGCATCGGCCTGGGCCGGGCCATAGAAGGGGACCATGCCCGCCTGATTGAGAGTGCCAATACCCTGGCGGAGCAGCACGCCTGCCCCCTCCTGGCCCTGGACTGCCCCTCGGGCCTGGACAGCGACCGAGGCGTACTGCGGGGCGCCGCCATCCGGGCCAGCCACACCCTCACCTTCATCGCCGCCAAGCCGGGCTTGCTCACCCTGGACGGGCCGGATCAGGTGGGGCGGCTGGAGGTGGATAGTCTGGAACTGAATCCGGAAGCCATTACCGCCCCCTCGGGCCGGAGTATCGCCCGAGATCTGTTCGCCCATCGCCTCCATCCCCGCCAGGCCAACAGCCACAAGGGCAGCTACGGCTCCGTGGGCATTCTGGGGGGCGGGGAAAGCATGGTGGGAGCGGCCATCCTGGCTGGCCGGGCCGCCCTCAAACTAGGCGCCGGGCGGGTCTATCTGGGCCTCCTGGCCCCCAGTCGTCCGGCTTTCGACCCGGCCCAGCCCGAGCTCATGCTGCGCAGTCCGGAAGCTCTTTTTGCCGCCCCCCTCACCGCCCTAGCCTGTGGCCCGGGCCTGTCCATGGCCCCCGCCGCCCAGCCCTGGGTGGAAAAGGCAGTGGCCACGGACCTGCCCCTGGTGCTGGATGCGGATGCCCTCAATCTCCTGGCGGAAGACGAGCCCCTGGCCGCCGCCTGCGCCGCCCGCCAGGCCCCCACCCTGATGACCCCCCATCCGGCGGAAGCAGCCCGGCTGGAAAGCTGCGGCGTGGCGGAAATCCAGCAGGACCGGATCGGCGCCGCCCGCTCCCTGGCCGCCCGGCTCAATGCCTGGGTGGCCCTGAAAGGGGTGGGCACGGTGGTAGCCGCCCCGGACGGCCGTTGGTGGATCAACACCAGCGGCAACCCGGGTATGGCCTCCGCGGGCCAAGGGGACGTGCTCACCGGCCTCACCGTGGCCTTCCTGGCCCAGGGCTGGGAGGCAGAAGCCGCCCTGCTGGCCGCCGTGTATCTCCACGGCAAGGCGGGGGATGCCCTGGTACGGCGTAACATCGGCCCGGCGGGCCTCACCGCCGGGGAAACGGGGGATGAAGCCCGCCGGGTCTTCAACCGCTGGCTGTCCGGCCCCCGCTAA
- a CDS encoding DMT family transporter: MTSSKPLRGVCLILAAVFFFALLDATTKQLAKTYPVTFIAWARYLLHGLLMAIILGPRMGRRLVLTARPGLNVLRSLMLVGTTCFAIAAFRTMPLAETSSVINISPLLVALLAGPWLGEKVDRGHWLASAAGFLGVLLIALPTGHGAPQFNALGLGFALLAAVSNTFYQMFTRQLSATENTLTMLFYSALVGFFAMTLTLPWAGPIHAPQGNEAWLIAATGVLGALGHFLLTAAFRYAPASVISPFLYVQLAWATLLGWLFFHHLPPWSAAAGMVVIAASGLWLALRPRAKP; the protein is encoded by the coding sequence ATGACCTCTTCCAAGCCCCTGCGCGGCGTCTGCCTCATTCTCGCCGCCGTGTTTTTCTTCGCCCTCCTGGACGCCACCACCAAGCAACTGGCCAAGACCTATCCGGTGACCTTCATCGCCTGGGCCCGCTACCTGCTCCACGGCCTGCTCATGGCCATCATTCTGGGACCCCGCATGGGGCGGCGCCTGGTGCTCACCGCCCGGCCCGGCCTCAATGTGCTGCGCTCCCTGATGCTGGTGGGCACCACCTGCTTCGCCATCGCCGCCTTTCGCACCATGCCCCTGGCGGAAACCTCTTCGGTCATCAACATCTCTCCCCTGCTGGTGGCTCTCCTGGCCGGGCCCTGGCTCGGGGAAAAGGTGGATCGGGGCCACTGGCTGGCCTCCGCCGCCGGCTTTCTCGGAGTCCTGCTCATTGCCCTACCCACCGGTCACGGCGCCCCCCAGTTCAACGCCCTGGGCCTTGGCTTTGCCCTGCTGGCGGCGGTGAGCAACACCTTTTACCAGATGTTCACCCGCCAGCTTTCCGCTACGGAAAACACCCTGACCATGCTGTTCTACAGCGCTCTGGTGGGGTTTTTCGCCATGACCCTGACCCTGCCCTGGGCCGGCCCCATCCACGCCCCCCAGGGCAATGAGGCCTGGCTCATCGCCGCCACCGGGGTACTGGGGGCCCTGGGCCACTTTCTCCTCACCGCGGCCTTCCGCTACGCCCCGGCCTCGGTGATTTCCCCTTTTCTCTACGTGCAACTGGCCTGGGCCACCCTGCTGGGCTGGCTGTTCTTCCACCATCTGCCCCCCTGGAGCGCCGCCGCTGGGATGGTGGTAATTGCCGCCAGCGGCCTCTGGCTGGCCCTACGCCCCCGGGCCAAGCCCTAG
- a CDS encoding FMN-binding glutamate synthase family protein — MVMVWLQVLWVGLGVLLAFGLLFWVVYWYVQDITQKRHTVLRNYPVIGHLRYFFERLGEYFRQYFFLNDREERPFDRATRRWVYRLAKNEGGMLGFGSTYDLQQTGAILFVNAPFPVLEEDKLPTPPLIIGEGWCQQPFTARSPLNISGMSFGAISKPAVQALSRGAAQAGCWMDTGEGGLSPYHLEGGGDIIFQIGTAKYGCRNEDGSLSLEKLRQLAAHETVRAFEIKLSQGAKPGKGGVLLGAKVTPEIAAIRGIAVGQDSLSPNRHRDIATMDQLLDMVERVREATGKPVGVKTAIGGWEFLHLLGEAVQRRGLHSAPDFLAIDGGEGGSGAAPQALADHMSLSIMEGLPRAVDALMEAGLKERIRVIAAGKLVTPAKVAWALACGADFVNTARGFMFALGCIQALRCHSNTCPTGITTHDPRLQRGLVVEDKAERVAAYCRNMGQEIDMIAHACGLHHAREFRRQHVRLVQPNGDSVALSSLYPYPLTVPV; from the coding sequence ATGGTGATGGTCTGGCTACAGGTGCTGTGGGTAGGACTGGGGGTATTGCTGGCCTTTGGCCTGTTGTTCTGGGTGGTCTACTGGTATGTGCAGGACATTACCCAGAAACGCCATACGGTGCTGCGCAATTACCCGGTGATCGGCCATCTGCGCTACTTCTTCGAGCGCCTGGGGGAATATTTCCGCCAGTATTTCTTCCTTAACGACCGGGAAGAGCGTCCTTTCGACCGGGCTACCCGGCGCTGGGTTTATCGTCTGGCCAAAAACGAAGGGGGCATGCTGGGTTTCGGCTCCACCTACGATTTGCAGCAGACGGGGGCCATCCTTTTCGTCAACGCCCCCTTTCCGGTGCTGGAGGAGGACAAGCTGCCCACCCCGCCCCTGATTATTGGGGAGGGCTGGTGCCAACAGCCTTTCACCGCCCGCTCCCCGTTGAATATCAGCGGCATGAGTTTCGGCGCCATTTCCAAACCGGCGGTGCAGGCCCTGTCCCGGGGCGCAGCCCAGGCCGGGTGCTGGATGGATACGGGGGAAGGGGGCCTGTCTCCCTATCATCTGGAAGGGGGCGGCGACATCATTTTCCAGATTGGCACGGCCAAATACGGCTGCCGCAACGAAGATGGCAGCCTGTCCTTGGAAAAACTGCGCCAGCTGGCCGCCCACGAGACGGTGCGAGCCTTTGAAATCAAGCTTTCCCAGGGGGCCAAGCCAGGCAAGGGGGGCGTTTTGCTGGGGGCTAAGGTGACCCCGGAAATCGCCGCCATTCGGGGCATTGCAGTGGGGCAGGATTCCCTTTCCCCCAACCGGCATCGGGATATCGCCACCATGGACCAGCTATTGGACATGGTGGAGCGGGTGCGGGAGGCGACGGGCAAACCGGTGGGGGTGAAGACCGCCATTGGCGGCTGGGAATTCCTCCATCTCCTGGGGGAAGCGGTGCAGCGCCGGGGCCTACACAGCGCGCCGGATTTTCTTGCCATCGACGGGGGGGAAGGGGGCTCGGGGGCGGCGCCCCAGGCTCTGGCGGACCATATGTCCCTGTCCATCATGGAAGGCCTGCCCCGGGCCGTGGATGCCCTGATGGAGGCGGGTCTGAAGGAGCGCATCCGGGTCATTGCCGCCGGTAAGCTGGTGACCCCGGCCAAGGTGGCCTGGGCCCTGGCCTGCGGGGCGGATTTCGTCAATACGGCCCGGGGCTTCATGTTTGCCCTGGGCTGCATCCAGGCCCTGCGCTGCCACAGCAATACCTGCCCCACGGGTATTACCACCCACGATCCCCGGCTCCAGCGGGGCTTGGTGGTGGAGGATAAGGCGGAGCGGGTGGCCGCCTATTGCCGCAACATGGGCCAGGAAATTGACATGATCGCCCACGCCTGCGGCCTGCACCATGCCCGGGAATTCCGCCGCCAGCATGTGCGCCTGGTCCAGCCCAACGGGGACAGCGTGGCCTTGAGTTCCCTCTACCCCTATCCCCTTACCGTGCCGGTCTAG
- the nadC gene encoding carboxylating nicotinate-nucleotide diphosphorylase, giving the protein MELILPPAAEIDRNVDAALAEDVGAGDLTAQLIPAGQMGKATVISREPAVLAGAPWFNKAFRRVSENVTLHWHVKDGERVAPNQLLCEITGPARALLTAERTGLNFLQLLSGVATHTRQFVDAVAGTRARIVDTRKTLPGLRLAEKYAVTCGGGANHRIGLYDAILIKENHILAAGSITAALAAARNTAAAAGERCTFIQVEVESLGELDEALAAGATMVLLDNMSLDDMAEAARRNQGRAVLEASGGVNLDTVRAIAETGVDRISIGSLTKDVRALDLSMRFKAD; this is encoded by the coding sequence GTGGAACTGATCCTGCCCCCTGCCGCTGAAATTGATCGCAATGTGGATGCCGCCCTGGCCGAAGATGTGGGAGCCGGGGATTTGACCGCCCAGCTCATTCCCGCCGGGCAGATGGGCAAAGCCACGGTTATCTCCCGGGAACCGGCGGTACTGGCCGGAGCCCCTTGGTTCAACAAGGCTTTCCGCCGGGTCAGCGAAAATGTGACCCTGCACTGGCACGTCAAGGACGGGGAGCGGGTGGCCCCCAATCAGCTGCTGTGCGAAATCACCGGCCCGGCCCGGGCCCTGCTCACGGCGGAGCGCACCGGCCTCAACTTTCTCCAGCTCCTCTCCGGCGTGGCCACCCACACCCGCCAGTTCGTGGATGCGGTGGCGGGCACCCGGGCGCGCATCGTGGATACCCGGAAGACCCTGCCGGGCCTGCGTCTGGCGGAAAAATACGCGGTCACCTGCGGCGGCGGCGCCAATCACCGCATCGGCCTCTACGACGCCATTCTCATCAAAGAAAACCACATTCTGGCCGCCGGCAGCATTACCGCCGCCCTGGCCGCGGCCCGCAACACGGCGGCTGCCGCCGGGGAGCGCTGCACCTTCATTCAGGTGGAAGTGGAAAGCCTGGGGGAACTGGACGAAGCCCTGGCGGCGGGCGCCACCATGGTGCTGCTGGACAACATGAGCCTGGACGACATGGCCGAAGCCGCCCGACGCAATCAGGGCCGGGCCGTGCTGGAAGCCTCCGGCGGGGTCAATCTGGACACGGTGCGGGCCATCGCGGAAACCGGGGTGGACCGGATTTCCATCGGCAGCCTGACCAAGGATGTGCGGGCCCTGGATTTGTCCATGCGCTTCAAAGCGGACTGA
- a CDS encoding SAM-dependent methyltransferase: MNQHEAFWSERFRAAGEDYLFGTAPTRFLSAHSHLLEVGQSALSVADGEGRNSVWLAEQGLNVTAVEISPVAVEKARKLAAGRHVAVDFLVADTLNWEWPEGAYDFVVAMFIQFAAPAERERLFRGMVKALKPGGRLLLHGYTPKQLVYGTGGPKAVENLYTGELLRESFASLEIEELREYETLMQEGEAHRGRSALIDLVARRPAD, translated from the coding sequence ATGAATCAACATGAAGCTTTCTGGAGCGAACGTTTTCGGGCCGCCGGGGAAGATTACCTGTTCGGCACCGCTCCTACCCGTTTCCTTTCCGCCCACAGCCATCTTTTGGAAGTGGGCCAGAGCGCCCTGTCCGTGGCCGATGGGGAAGGGCGCAACAGTGTCTGGCTGGCGGAGCAGGGGCTCAATGTGACCGCCGTGGAAATTTCCCCCGTGGCCGTGGAAAAGGCCCGCAAACTGGCGGCGGGACGCCATGTGGCCGTGGACTTTCTGGTGGCCGACACCCTCAATTGGGAGTGGCCGGAAGGCGCCTATGACTTCGTGGTGGCCATGTTCATCCAGTTTGCCGCCCCGGCGGAACGGGAACGGCTGTTCCGGGGCATGGTGAAGGCCCTCAAACCGGGGGGGCGCCTGCTGCTCCACGGCTACACCCCGAAACAGCTGGTATACGGCACCGGCGGCCCCAAGGCGGTGGAAAACCTCTACACCGGCGAGCTGCTCCGTGAGTCCTTTGCCAGCCTGGAGATCGAGGAACTGCGGGAATATGAAACCCTAATGCAGGAAGGGGAAGCTCACCGGGGCCGTTCCGCCCTTATCGATCTGGTGGCCCGTCGCCCGGCGGACTAA
- the thrC gene encoding threonine synthase, with product MRYISTRGLAPALPFCDILLGGLAPDGGLYLPETYPRVTRAEMEEWRTLPYGELAFRILSKFIDDIPAEDLHAICLKTYTPEVYCNVREGENAQEIVPLRWLEPNQNGRGGLALLELSNGPTLAFKDMAMQLLGNLFEYVLAKRGETLNILGATSGDTGSAAEYAMRGKKGVRVFMLSPEGKMSAFQRAQMYSLQDANIFNIAIRGGMFDEAQDIVKAVSNDAEFKAKYKIGAVNSINWARVAAQVVYYFKGYFAATERNDQRVAFAVPSGNFGNICAGHIARQMGLPIGKLILATNENDVLDEFFRTGVYRPRRLDETVVTSSPSMDISKASNFERFVFDLVGRDPAMVRELWAEVDKGGSFDLKGTEPWYALADYRMVSGSSRHPDRLATIRDAWKRYNVLIDTHTADGLKVARDHRAVEIPTVVLETAQAAKFADTIREALNRDPDIPAKLAGLELLPQRVQSMDPDAAAVKAYIAANAGA from the coding sequence ATGCGCTACATTTCCACTCGCGGCCTTGCGCCGGCTCTTCCCTTCTGTGACATCCTGCTAGGCGGTCTGGCTCCCGATGGGGGCCTCTATCTGCCGGAAACCTACCCCCGGGTGACCCGGGCGGAGATGGAGGAATGGCGGACCCTGCCCTATGGGGAGCTGGCCTTCCGCATTCTCTCCAAGTTCATTGACGACATTCCGGCGGAAGACCTTCACGCCATCTGTCTCAAGACCTATACCCCGGAAGTCTATTGCAACGTGCGGGAAGGGGAGAATGCCCAGGAGATCGTGCCCCTGCGCTGGCTGGAACCCAATCAGAACGGGCGGGGCGGTCTGGCCCTGCTGGAACTGTCCAATGGCCCGACCTTGGCTTTCAAAGACATGGCCATGCAGCTCCTGGGCAATCTTTTTGAATACGTGCTGGCCAAGCGGGGCGAAACCCTGAATATCCTGGGGGCTACCTCCGGGGACACGGGTTCCGCCGCCGAATACGCCATGCGGGGCAAGAAGGGGGTGCGGGTCTTCATGCTTTCCCCGGAAGGCAAGATGAGCGCCTTCCAACGGGCCCAGATGTACTCCCTTCAGGATGCCAACATCTTCAATATCGCCATCCGGGGCGGCATGTTCGACGAAGCCCAGGACATCGTCAAAGCCGTGTCCAACGACGCCGAATTCAAGGCCAAGTACAAGATCGGTGCGGTGAATTCCATCAACTGGGCCCGGGTTGCCGCTCAGGTGGTCTATTACTTCAAGGGCTATTTCGCCGCCACCGAGCGCAATGACCAGCGGGTGGCCTTTGCCGTGCCCTCAGGTAACTTCGGCAATATCTGCGCTGGCCACATCGCCCGTCAAATGGGCCTGCCCATCGGCAAGCTGATTCTGGCTACCAACGAAAACGATGTGCTGGACGAATTCTTCCGCACCGGGGTTTACCGGCCCCGCCGTCTGGATGAAACCGTGGTCACCTCCAGCCCCTCCATGGATATTTCCAAGGCCTCCAATTTCGAACGCTTCGTCTTCGACCTGGTGGGCCGGGACCCGGCCATGGTGCGGGAACTCTGGGCCGAGGTGGACAAGGGGGGCAGTTTCGACCTGAAGGGGACGGAGCCCTGGTACGCCCTGGCCGACTACCGCATGGTGTCCGGCTCCAGCCGCCACCCGGACCGGCTGGCCACCATTCGGGATGCCTGGAAGCGCTACAACGTGCTCATCGACACCCACACGGCGGACGGCCTCAAGGTGGCCCGGGATCACCGGGCGGTGGAAATTCCCACCGTGGTGCTGGAAACCGCCCAGGCCGCCAAATTCGCTGACACCATCCGGGAAGCCCTGAACCGGGACCCGGATATTCCCGCCAAGCTGGCCGGTCTGGAACTGCTGCCCCAACGGGTCCAGTCCATGGACCCGGATGCGGCGGCGGTCAAAGCCTATATCGCTGCCAACGCCGGAGCCTGA
- a CDS encoding homoserine dehydrogenase: protein MKPINVGLLGIGTVGGGTFTVLKRNQEEITRRAGRPIRITMVADRNVEKAREITGGDVRVTDDAFAVVTDPEVDIVVELIGGYGVAKDLVLKAIENGKHVVTANKALIATHGNEIFAAAQAKNVMVAFEAAVAGGIPIIKALREGLTANRIEWIAGIINGTTNFILSEMRDKGLPFDVVLKEAQRLGYAEADPTFDVEGVDAAHKLTIMAAIAFGIPVHFDKAHVEGITKLHAEDIKYAEQLGYRIKLLGLTRHTPEGVELRVHPTLIPAKRLIANVEGAMNAVLVKGDAVGATLYYGKGAGAEPTASAVIADLVDVTRMHTSDPENRVPHLAFQPDAMVDLPILPLAEVQTSYYLRLRVEDRPGVLAEITRILADQSISIDAMIQKEPGEGEEQTDIILLTHLTREKHIDAAIAKIESLPVVKAKIIRLRLEELL, encoded by the coding sequence ATGAAACCGATCAACGTAGGGCTTTTGGGCATCGGCACCGTCGGTGGCGGCACTTTTACCGTTCTTAAGCGCAACCAGGAAGAAATTACCCGGCGCGCCGGCCGGCCCATTCGCATTACGATGGTCGCAGACCGGAACGTGGAAAAAGCCCGGGAAATCACCGGCGGCGACGTGCGGGTGACGGACGACGCCTTTGCCGTGGTGACCGATCCGGAAGTGGATATTGTGGTGGAACTGATCGGCGGCTACGGGGTAGCCAAGGATCTGGTGCTCAAGGCCATTGAAAACGGCAAGCACGTGGTCACCGCCAACAAGGCCCTGATCGCCACCCACGGTAACGAAATTTTTGCCGCCGCCCAGGCCAAGAACGTGATGGTGGCCTTTGAAGCTGCCGTGGCCGGGGGCATTCCCATCATCAAGGCTCTGCGGGAAGGCCTCACCGCCAACCGTATCGAATGGATTGCCGGGATCATTAACGGCACCACCAATTTCATTCTCTCCGAAATGCGGGACAAGGGCCTGCCCTTCGACGTGGTGCTCAAGGAAGCCCAGCGTTTGGGGTATGCGGAAGCCGATCCCACCTTTGATGTGGAAGGGGTGGATGCGGCCCACAAGCTGACCATTATGGCGGCCATCGCCTTCGGCATCCCGGTCCATTTCGACAAGGCCCACGTGGAAGGCATCACCAAGCTCCACGCGGAAGACATCAAATACGCGGAACAGCTGGGCTACCGGATCAAGCTCCTGGGCCTGACCCGGCATACGCCGGAAGGGGTGGAGCTGCGGGTTCATCCGACCCTGATTCCCGCCAAACGCCTCATCGCCAATGTGGAAGGGGCCATGAATGCGGTGTTGGTGAAGGGGGACGCGGTGGGGGCTACCCTCTACTACGGCAAGGGTGCCGGGGCCGAACCCACGGCCTCCGCCGTGATCGCCGACCTGGTGGATGTGACCCGGATGCACACCTCCGACCCGGAAAACCGGGTGCCCCACCTGGCCTTCCAGCCCGACGCCATGGTGGATCTGCCCATCCTGCCCCTGGCCGAGGTGCAGACCAGCTACTACCTGCGTCTGCGGGTGGAAGACCGTCCCGGGGTGCTGGCGGAGATCACCCGCATCCTGGCCGACCAGTCCATTTCCATCGACGCCATGATCCAGAAGGAACCGGGGGAAGGGGAAGAGCAGACTGACATCATCCTGCTCACCCATCTCACCCGGGAAAAGCATATCGACGCGGCCATCGCCAAAATAGAATCCCTGCCCGTGGTCAAGGCCAAGATCATCCGGCTGCGTCTGGAAGAGCTGCTCTAA
- a CDS encoding GNAT family N-acetyltransferase, producing MDILPVTDDRGVLLEPQWLARAEPVHRQLRDKLPADYRGRLTEIFATGGRLVLAVDGDRVLGLALWRVVDNTYEGRRLYVDDLVTDAACRSRGVGHGLLAWLEMTAGRLGCAALALDSGVQRGDAHRFYFREGFFIPSFSFRKKLT from the coding sequence ATGGACATTCTGCCCGTGACCGACGACCGGGGCGTCCTCCTGGAACCCCAGTGGCTGGCACGGGCGGAGCCCGTACACCGGCAGTTGCGTGATAAGCTACCGGCCGATTACCGGGGCCGCCTGACGGAAATTTTCGCCACGGGCGGCCGTCTGGTATTGGCGGTGGACGGGGACCGGGTGCTCGGCCTGGCCCTGTGGCGGGTGGTGGACAACACCTATGAAGGCCGGCGTCTCTATGTGGATGACCTGGTCACCGACGCCGCCTGTCGCTCCCGGGGCGTGGGCCACGGCCTCCTGGCCTGGCTGGAAATGACCGCCGGGCGCCTGGGGTGCGCCGCGCTGGCCCTGGATTCCGGGGTGCAGCGGGGCGACGCCCATCGTTTTTACTTTCGGGAAGGCTTTTTCATCCCTTCTTTCAGCTTTAGGAAAAAACTTACATGA
- a CDS encoding pyridoxal phosphate-dependent aminotransferase — protein MQPILKSAKLANVCYDIRGPVLAHAKKMEEDGQRIIKLNIGNPATFGFETPEEIVEDMIRNLPAASGYSDSKGLFSARKAIMHYCQQKGIANVKLDDIYVGNGVSELIVMAMQALLNNGDEVLVPAPDYPLWTAAVSLAGGTPRHYMCDEEAGWIPDLDDIRAKITPATRAIVLINPNNPTGALYPTDFLQEVVEIARQHQLIIYADEIYDKVLYDGRKHVSIASLADDVLFVTFNGLSKNYRACGYRAGWLVVSGEKRHARDYIEGLNILSSMRLCANVPAQFAIQTALGGYQSIDDLVAPSGRLCKQRDLAWQMLNDIPGVSCVKPQAALYLFPRLDLKMYPITDDQQFILDLLMEEKVLLVQGTGFNWHEPDHFRVVFLPNVDDLHEALGRLGRFLDGYRRRGGKPAASLAG, from the coding sequence ATGCAACCCATACTGAAATCCGCCAAGCTCGCCAATGTCTGTTACGACATCCGGGGGCCGGTGCTGGCCCACGCCAAGAAAATGGAAGAGGACGGCCAGCGCATCATCAAGCTCAATATCGGCAATCCGGCCACCTTCGGCTTCGAAACCCCGGAAGAGATTGTGGAAGACATGATCCGCAATTTGCCCGCCGCCTCCGGCTATTCCGATTCCAAGGGCCTGTTTTCCGCCCGTAAGGCGATCATGCATTACTGCCAGCAGAAGGGCATCGCCAATGTGAAGCTGGACGACATCTACGTGGGTAACGGGGTGTCCGAACTCATTGTCATGGCCATGCAGGCCCTGCTCAACAACGGGGACGAAGTGCTGGTGCCGGCCCCCGACTATCCCCTGTGGACCGCCGCCGTGAGTCTGGCCGGGGGCACGCCCCGGCACTACATGTGCGACGAGGAAGCGGGCTGGATTCCCGACCTGGACGACATCCGGGCCAAGATCACCCCGGCTACCCGGGCCATTGTGCTGATTAATCCCAACAATCCCACCGGCGCCCTCTATCCCACGGATTTCCTCCAGGAAGTGGTGGAAATCGCTCGCCAGCACCAGCTCATCATTTACGCCGACGAAATTTACGACAAGGTGCTCTACGACGGCCGCAAGCACGTCTCCATCGCCTCCCTGGCGGATGACGTGCTTTTCGTCACCTTCAACGGCCTCTCCAAAAATTACCGGGCCTGCGGTTACCGGGCCGGCTGGCTGGTGGTGTCCGGGGAAAAGCGCCATGCGAGGGATTACATCGAAGGCCTGAACATCCTTTCCTCCATGCGTCTGTGCGCCAATGTGCCCGCCCAGTTTGCCATTCAGACCGCTCTGGGCGGTTATCAGAGCATCGACGATCTGGTGGCTCCCAGCGGTCGCCTTTGCAAGCAGCGGGACCTGGCCTGGCAGATGCTCAACGACATTCCCGGGGTTTCCTGCGTCAAGCCCCAGGCGGCCCTGTACCTCTTCCCCCGCCTGGATCTGAAGATGTACCCCATCACCGACGACCAGCAATTTATCCTGGATCTGCTCATGGAGGAAAAGGTGCTGCTGGTCCAGGGGACCGGTTTCAACTGGCATGAGCCGGACCACTTCCGGGTGGTGTTCCTGCCCAATGTGGATGACCTCCACGAAGCCCTGGGCCGCCTTGGCCGCTTCCTGGATGGCTATCGGCGTCGAGGCGGCAAGCCCGCCGCCAGCCTGGCCGGATAG